CTACAGCCGATAAAGGTGAGGAACCTCATTATCCTCAGATCTTATATTTTCTATGCAGGAAAATCCTATTTATATATCTATTTGACATTAGTTTTCGACCTGCTACCAAGTAAGAGCTTTCGTTAAAGATATTTTGAGTGACGACTATGTTTATTTTACTgtaaggtcttcttcttcttcttcctactttataaataggctcaatgcctgttttacttcggtttttagccttacttgacattgtctgaccatcttttcctcggtcgtcccaatgatctttcatttggcgatttgtctcttgctattcgtactattctattttctgtcattctttctatgtgttgattccattctatttttcttcttttggtccacatgtttatttcttctataccacatctcgatcgtatttcctcacttcttactatGTCTCTTAGAGTTTGTTTTGTTATTTTTCGTgagactttcatttctgctgtttccagcagtatttgtgttttcgccgtatctgctcttgtttccgctgtatacgtcattatcggtcttgttgttgatttatatatcctggttttcgtttccattgtgaggtatttgtttctccagattgtgttttGAAACACcctgctgctctgttcgccatgttcatttgtttttgtacttcttcttccacttttccgtagcttgacaggTACGGTAagtataattaataattaaataaaaagttataaataaaaaaaagtaaacaaaatatttatcatttatttaacaaaaataacacatactgtatataaataataatttagtaAAACAGTCTTAAACATCTCCACTCCCAGTCTGTTCGTTACTTCCCTGTCTTCGTCGGTTCCTTCTACTCCACAAAAATCCTTTCTGTTGAAAGTAATCCTCGATTTCACTTAAACTTTTCGACCTCGTCTCCGGCAGAGTTAAATATAAGAACAAACATGCCACAAGTGAGGTCCCTCCGAAAATCCAGAAAACTCCAGAAATGCCTACGACACTTCTCACTAAAGGAAAAACTTTAGCGACACCAAACAAAGCCAAATTGAAGAACATAAAAGTCAGGCCGCCGGACAGCCCCCGTATCTTAGCCGGGAATAATTCCCCCAATAAAACTCCGGGTAGTATTAGGAATCCCAAGGTATTAGTTGCCACGTAGATTAGTACGAAAAGGGCCGGGACGTAGTTGAGCCCTTGGCAGTTCTGATTTAAAAACGTGGCGACAAAAAGGGCTGAGAGGGCAGTCCCCAAGCCAGACGTCAATGCCAGCGCTCTGCGGCCGATAAAGGTGAGGAGAAAACTGCCAATTATCGAGAAAACAAAACGGACGCACGCTGTCAGGATCGCCACCATGTAATGATCGACTTTTTGAGACCCCTGAATGTGCTGTAAGATGTCTACAGCATAGAATACAATAAGATACGTGCCGGATAATAGCTGAAGTATGTTAAATACATTTATAATAATTAGAGGTTTCAGAACTTCGGGTTGGAAGAGCGTCGTGATATTTGCTTTTGTCTGTGACTTTTTTTCTGATTCTAGTCGATCAACGAGGTGCTGCATTTCTTGTTTTGCCTAAAATAAACAAATGTTATagtaaaagtattttttctacggccatgctaaaagagccactttcacgcacgtatttcgtttccgaaagttgcactttcccgcacggcgtgcgtgaaaataaattttcccgcacggcgtgcgggaaagtaaaataccttctaatatggcattataatatattataatacatgcaataaactaatatttagatattatttactaatttattttaaatttatcttattgtaaaaaacagtaaaatcctgtataaaaggtatatttaaaatccctcaaaagggccacatcaaaatcacaactaactagttttcgactggtttaccagtcatcatcagtgcttacctaaaatgaatataacctgataaaataatgcaaagatattgaaattttgactacggttaagaaaaTTATAGGTTAtacttacgtgcaatgtacatgctaaccaccaagatattgtttaacaaaaatatgtgggtcaacgaagaaaaatatcgagttcttcaactcgtcatgcagggcaaagtatttggcaggagaggaccgggacgccgtcgtatctcgtggttgaaaaacctccgacaatggtttgggataacctccgtggagctgtttcgcagagcagtcaacaaaacaatAATAGCCTTGATGATCGTCAACATCCGGACCGGACaaggcactgaagaagaagatgtgggtcaaagcccagtaaaagttgtccgtcaaggaaacattggtttaaaatgctacattaagcTAGGATGTTGACATTAAGCTAGATGGCTGAAGATGACAAAAGGATTATTGTGGCTAGTAACAGATAAATTGTGAACGAAGCAGTAAAGGGGGGGGTGAAAAGTGATATTGTAAAtgtgttaagaaaaaagttgtcgatggagTGAAGATTTTTCTTAACACATTTACAGTATCACTTTTCACCCCCCTTTACTGCTTCGTTCACATTCACACTTATAATAATTTATCTGGTACTAGCCACAATAATCCTTTTGTCATCTTCAGTCATCTAACCACTTTTATCTAttcataacatacatataaattactaatatcatCATCCACAGACATCCACAttatacaaattttcatctacatATATACCACCACCATATTTCTACATATGGCTATTCTCACCCTACCTATTCAATCTGTCATTACCAACATATAACACTCATCTTTAGTAAAATCAAATCAAAAGTCTAATTTTCTGTCTGGGTTTCGTTCATGTTTCTTTCTCACTAATTTCCTCACAGACATCTCATACCCCCCAGGCCCTACTGTCATCATCCTattacggttttggtttttggacccttagggatccgggcagcctgcgaagtctttaggaattagtcgcctaagtttgagcttgtgctttcttaatgatacatccccccagattatttaagacatttttacacctcagtcacccccattgcaatttcttacacacttacctacacaaattccaacagctaccaataagttaaataaattcgataactttaaatcaacatCAATTTAAGATTTGATTACTGAATTTAGTTCTCGCATACAAAacttttgtgtaatgtggtttgtcTAACTAACTCCACTAAagtatacgtgaatacatttttaactatAACAACTAGTTTAATGAATTTGAAATGATAATTTTtacaatggagtgtgttgttacatcttttctaattttaacaagctGTACACCTTAGtatttaaatatgacaggttgattttcaacttcctgtggaactgttatttctgtcttgtcatcgttcggaggcctctatccatttcattgtcacttgccttcatactttcaacatgtaaacaagtcaaGTCCAcggctcagatgttacctggggcagattagctaaatattttaaacatcctagCTTAACgtcaaccaaactgccaatattaaagtggatgaccaattgacagaggcagtctccatagatagagaagtgaggcaaggatgcatcctgtcaccggtgctgtttaatatataccctgaatgtatcttcgagcaagctctgggagaactacaggaaggcgtattagtcaatggagtgcgtctgaacaacattagatatgccgaagacgctgtagtttttgtagacagtctagatggtttgcaaagaataatgtcgcgcatatcagatataagtagagaatacggacttgacaatacgaaaaaaacaaagtacatggtagtcaataatcgcgaaatattaaatacacagcttttggttaaccaacaactaattgacagggtcgacagctacacataccttggtaccaacataaacagccagtgggaccactcaagtgaaataaaacaacgcataggaaaagcgagatcagcgttcataatgatgaagtctcttttcagaagccacgatttacctcttgctaccaaaatctctatcatcagatgctatgtattttctacgttattatacggagtagaggtcTGGACagtttccgaggcttctttgagaaaactcgaggcattcgagatgtggtgttacaggcgcattttaagaatttcgtgggtggatcgtgtgactaatgttgaggttttacgtagaataggcaaggaatgcgagaatattaacacaatcaaaaagcgcaaactagaatatcttggccatgttatgaggaatgaacagagatatagctttttgcaactcattcttcaaggcaaggtatttggaaagagaggacctggagaagaagaatatattggcttcaaaacctgagaaagtggtttaatacatcgacaaccgaactattcagaatagcagcaagcaaagttaggatagccatgctgatcgccaacatccggaacggataggcaccttaagaagaagaagcttaaTGTAGCATTtgaaaccaatgtttccttgacggacaacttttactgggctttgacccacatatttttgttaaacagtatcttggtggttagcatgtacattgcacgtgagtataacctatcattttcttaaccgtagtcaaaatttcaatatctttgcattattttatcaggttatattcattttaggtaagcactgatgatgactggtaaaccattcgaaaactagttatgttgtgattttgatgtggcccttttgagggattttaaatataccttttatacaggattatATGGtgtacagccaactacaggaaaactttttccttgtggattttttatcttattgtgttcatgttttaatgaaattagcgcattaattcgatgaaataaaattattttgacataatatttaaaagtcagatcaatagccaattacaatggttttgaatcgtcgtcatggaaaccaatatcgtagtcgtggtaacccattatattgaaagtttggttttaacaaaccttgtcaaagaattaatttgtgtattttcacttctaaattaaaattgatataactctattttttgtggcttttttccaaacgtacggccctagaaaaaatattgttcctaactcatgcggaaagtgtcttccccgcactcgactgatTGCCCGAACTctgctatcgcgtcgttcgggtcaacggcagtctcgtgcgtgaaaatatcactttccgcactagttaggaaaataactat
The window above is part of the Diabrotica virgifera virgifera chromosome 2, PGI_DIABVI_V3a genome. Proteins encoded here:
- the LOC114329741 gene encoding facilitated trehalose transporter Tret1 is translated as MKVSNVCTEKFAGSEDDNLLHKGLKETSKKEEAIQRRKEILAQVFVTSAVMLSAASCGMPVGYSAVLLPQLKFMNDSMQIDDEMGSWIASIHSAATPLGSLLSGILMERCGRKLALQIASMPLIFGWFLIAFSLNHSILLLGRLIAGFSAGLTAAAGQVLIGEISEPRLRGLFSSVPLASYSFGILLVYALGSLLPWRYVAVSSTVLPVTSLLVFFFLPESPVWLTRQEKLEDAKKALVWLRGGNKIKAKQEMQHLVDRLESEKKSQTKANITTLFQPEVLKPLIIINVFNILQLLSGTYLIVFYAVDILQHIQGSQKVDHYMVAILTACVRFVFSIIGSFLLTFIGRRALALTSGLGTALSALFVATFLNQNCQGLNYVPALFVLIYVATNTLGFLILPGVLLGELFPAKIRGLSGGLTFMFFNLALFGVAKVFPLVRSVVGISGVFWIFGGTSLVACLFLYLTLPETRSKSLSEIEDYFQQKGFLWSRRNRRRQGSNEQTGSGDV